A region from the Triticum aestivum cultivar Chinese Spring chromosome 3D, IWGSC CS RefSeq v2.1, whole genome shotgun sequence genome encodes:
- the LOC123073725 gene encoding putative E3 ubiquitin-protein ligase SINA-like 6 codes for MEDRSNSNKRKGDGEQEGRKSGWKRQNVSTVMEVFDCTVCSKPLRPPIFQCSKGNSICGDCQERLPLLEGIGVQRSYIMERVVDNIFIPCKQGCSTTIAYYQKEKHERQCPCGPCLCPVSGCGFVAPTAVLLDHLATVHNLPATSMELFQPFDVPVQPGSRVLKTKYNRLFLLKMEALESYGHGVSLVCVQPETPGGNVRITVGFSCAPGHNQESKWEMGPDGVPKQCLCIVPGKETDVVATITIEREDDDED; via the exons ATGGAGGATAGAAGCAACTCCAATAAGAGGAAAGGAGACGGCGAGCAGGAGGGAAGAAAAAGCGGCTGGAAGAGGCAGAATGTGAGCACGGTGATGGAGGTATTCGACTGCACCGTCTGCTCCAAGCCCCTCAGGCCTCCCATTTTCCAG TGTTCCAAGGGAAACTCCATCTGCGGGGATTGCCAGGAGAGGCTTCCGTTATTAGAAGGGATCGGCGTCCAGCGCAGCTACATCATGGAGCGCGTCGTCGACAACATCTTCATTCCCTGCAAACAAGGATGCTCCACGACGATCGCTTACTACCAGAAGGAAAAGCATGAGAGGCAGTGCCCTTGCGGCCCGTGCTTGTGCCCCGTCTCCGGCTGCGGGTTCGTCGCGCCAACGGCTGTGCTCCTTGACCATCTTGCCACCGTGCACAATTTGCCAGCAACATCGATGGAGTTATTCCAGCCTTTCGATGTCCCGGTGCAGCCGGGCTCCCGAGTTCTCAAAACCAAATACAACCGCCTCTTCCTGCTCAAGATGGAGGCGCTGGAGTCCTACGGCCATGGCGTCTCACTCGTATGTGTGCAGCCAGAAACTCCGGGAGGAAATGTCCGAATCACCGTGGGTTTCTCGTGCGCACCAGGACATAATCAGGAGTCAAAGTGGGAAATGGGACCCGATGGGGTACCAAAGCAGTGCTTGTGCATCGTGCCTGGTAAAGAAACCGATGTTGTGGCCACCATCACAATAGAGAGGGAGGACGATGACGAAGACTAA